In Glycine max cultivar Williams 82 chromosome 10, Glycine_max_v4.0, whole genome shotgun sequence, the DNA window CAAATGTGGTTGCATGATTATTATATGTTAGTTTCAGGACACAGTGACATTCTAACAATTActttaaagttaaatatttataataaaaaatatatgtgtatgATAAATACTCAaacttaaaaagtatttttaatttaaaatttcctaCGTAGTCTCATCTTAAATATTGAGATATGAAATGAAGTGTGAAAATGGATTATCCTTTACATTTATTGACGGATGTGATTGGCTGTGTGTAAAATCCTTTTGATAGTGTATGCGTattaatctcatttttatttatagaaacttaaaataatataagcaAAAACACTTCCTCagcatagaaaaaaaaacaatttgaaattcattcttcttctttttgcgGATTGCAGTTACGAAGTAGATATGAAAAGAAGTTGGACTTGAGGTTGGACACTAGAATTGGCATTGTACTTACTCTTCCTACCAAACCAGTAAAGTTGTAATTTACGGCCTAGGGTGTATCAGCGATCCAAGACCCATGACAGTGTACTTACTACTCAGTTATTATATTATCCACTAGTACTTGGCAAAAATAAAACAGGCCCATAAATACGACCCATTTATTTTAGCTTTGGGTATGTTCATGCAAGTTCGGCCTATAAATTCCGCCACCTTTTAATAATCAATTGTGAGATAAAATTGAAGGTTTGAAAGAGAAGACAAACCCACATCCACATGGAACCAAAACTTTAAGACTGGGTGCATaattaaaagagagagagagaaagagagacccTTTTAACAAAAATGAATGCACATCCAAGCCCCTCACTGCTATGAACTATTGGTACAACTTGCAGCCATTTTCAGTCAAATAGGTCAAAACTCAAAAAGTAAGGGAAAAACTGGCAGGTAGACAGGTACCAAGGGCCAAGATTGAGCCAATGCAATGAGAAGAAGTTGCGAGTTATGACATATCTCTTTCCACAACTCATCGCAAGCTGGTTAACCACTTACCCCACCCCTTTCTTATTTAGCTCACCTCCTTCCTCCCAAATCcgaaagtttgttttttttctttccttttaattttttcttcttaatcatGTTTAACCTTAATTTCACCCTCAATATTCCAGCAATCACATGTACAACgctttcaataatatatatgtcggggtgcaacattattataattaagttgctcattcttttttttttttcctttctttatttCCATTATGTGTAGGTGCAAATACCAAAGTTTATTACATATTCTTTATGTGTTGGTGCAAATCTTAATGAAACGAACCAACCAAAGGAAGGAGGGGGGGGAAAATAGTGCATGGTGATGGTCATAAGGGGAGTCTTAAAGATGCAACAAGGTCGCAGAAAGGGGAAAGTAAATCGTTGAAGGTGGGGGGAATATTCTTATTGTTGGTGTTCATAGATCCAAACTATACATGTAATAGTAGGCCCAACATAACCATCAACAAATTGAAATGATATATTTTGGCTTCTTGATGATATAGTAGTATAGAGAGGGCAATGCATGAATCCATGACTCACACACACTGCACTGTGGTGAAGCTGTGTACTATAGCACTGTATCCTCTGTACCATGTGAAGATTCCCATCCTTAAATAATTGGTCCCAGCCTCTGCATGTTTTCACGTGTCCTGCCATCCTGATGCCGTTAATTACACCATCATGAGCATCAGCTACTGCATAGGATTCGAATGGCCCAGTGACAACCAAAactatttatttctttctttcttttttccaagTATCATTTTCCACCTCAGTCCTCTCCCTACCACACGCTTTCCACAAGCGCGTCCTCTTCAGTCTCCAATCATGCATGACATGATATAATAGACCAccccttcttttcttcctttcttcctttctttctttccctcttgtTGAAGCAATTGCATTCATTTCCCCATTAAATACAAACCGGTAACACCATCACGCACACAATCGTCTTGTTTTATGGATTCACTTATCCTTTGTGATGTATATACTGGCGCCAATTATTCTCTCCTAAAGCATATCTGATTTGTGATGAGGGTGACACTCATATATCCCGGCTacttaaagttttttttcacCAGAAGGAATTACGATGCTTGATAAAGATGACTTTGGAATTTTATTTGGAAATAGGAAAAGAGCTAAAAAGCACTCAATGtgccttttttatttgtaaCGTGATTTGATTGACTTGTTCAAGGAAGCCACATCTTCATTTAAGAAATGTTAATTACCAATCCATTAGTCTAAGAGTTTAACAATTATgtttttgataatttaaaattattttatattgtcattataaattattgtttaaatttttttaagataattattttaaatgttaattaatttatcatatataataaattataattaaatatctgtgtaaaaaaaattaccctcggtgtataattatttttgtcttaatttaaacatttattcaatctattattagttaaaatttatcaaaaataataaattttaactaaatataAAGTGTGTatcagaaaaaaatttattgagtaATATGAAACTATGTGATCTCAATTAActttatatgatatataattgaagttattattttttctgataaattaaaaaaattgtatgcatatcatatataaatttttgttgttgctaacaATCTTCtcgttttattattaaatagaatatattatttgttagcTAGGGGCGTGAGTTCACTTTCTTCTAAAAGGGTGTGGTGGTGGGCTATCTTTTCCCTTCCATGCAAGGACAAATTCTTTGATAaatgtgagagagagaaagacagaaatcagagagagagagagaggttggTGCGTGGTTTGTAAGGTGCTTGCTTGTAGCATTTTGCTGATTTTAATTTACAGTGAGCACAGGAAAGAAGAGGGTAAAGAAGACAGAAGTGTTAACAGAAAACACAAACATGTTCGATGGAGTACCAGACCAGTTCCACCAATTCATAACTCCAAGGACCTCACAACCTCTTCACTTACCTTTCCCTCTCCATGCTTCAGGAACCCCCAATACCACCTTCCCTTCCAATTTTGATCCTTATAACAACCCTTCTCATCAATTGCCACTCCAACCCAACAACCTCTTGCACCCATTACACCacaaagatgaagagaaggaagaaaacacAACCACCGTCCCAATGAACTTCGAAATCCAAAGAGATCAAAGGCAACAACTTCCTGAACTAATTGATCCCTGGACTACCGATGAAGTGCTTACCCTCTTGAGGATCAGATCTAGCATGGAAAGTTGGTTCCCAGAACTCACTTGGGAACATGTCTCAAGGTAATTAACTTAattcaatcttaattttttttactgttattgCGTgcccttaactttttttttcttttttttctaaacaacGATCATCCAAAAAAATCAACGCAATAAATTCGTTATCAGAAAAACAATTATGAGCTGCACTTTGTGTTGTGTTTGATCAGTGTGGTTGCATCGTATGCTTAAAAACTTCATGTGGTAGACAAACGCACACGTGCACCTACACTTTAGCTAACACACTGACAccttgacacacacacacacacacaaaaacacacAACCCAAGAGGAAGGAAGGGAAGTATTACGTGTTGAAGACAAAGGTGCTAATAGATGCTTTCATTCCatggttgtgtttttttttattttggatttatataatttatggtTTGGGCGCAGGAAACTAGCAGAGCTTGGATATAAGAGGAGTGCAGAGAAGTGCAAGGAGAAGTTTGAAGAAGAGAGTAGATatttcaacaacaacatcaattaCGCCAAGAATAACAATAATAGTACCAGCAATTATCGGTTTCTTAGTGAGCTTGAACAACTTTATCACCAACAAGGGAGTAGTGGTGATCATCTTGAAAAGATGACTCAGCCACCACTGCAGAAACAAGGCAGGATGGACCACCATGCATTAGAAttggaagaggaagaaggggaTTCGAGAAACGTTATTGTTGACGCATCGGTGACAAAAATACAAAGCGACGAGGCACTTGCGGTGGAAAAGATCACAAAGGACCGCAAGAGGAAGAGGTCTGATAGGTTTGAGATGTTCAAGGGTTTTTGCGAGAGCATTGTGCACAAGATGATGACTCAGCAAGAAGAGATGCACAACAAGCTCcttgaggacatgatgaagagAGATGAAGAGAAGTTCACCAGAGAGGAAGCTTGGAAGAAGCAagagatggagaagatgaacaAGGAGCTTGAGATGATGGCACGTGAGCAGGCTGTTGCAGGTGATAGACAAGCCAAAATTATCCAAATCCTGAACAAATTCTCAGCCACTACTTCGTCCCCTGCAAGCCACACCCTCAAGAAGGTAAACACCCACATTTCACAAAACCCTAATCCTTCACAAACAGAAAACCCTACTTTAAGTGTTGCACAAGACACACTGATTCCTTCTACTTCTTCTACTTCAACTCCAGCTCCAGCTCCTCCCCAGAACCCTAGTTCTTGTTCTCTAAATAGCCAGaataataatcatattaataataatattccagTAGAGAAAAATTCGATTTTGAATAAGGGGTCCTCATCAAATGAGAAAGACGATGTTGGGAGAAGGTGGCCAAAGGATGAAGTGTTGGCACTCATAAACCTGAGGTGCACCAGtgtgaacaacaacaacaacaatgaggAGAAGGAAGGGAACAACAAGGTCCCTCTGTGGGAGAGAATCTCACAAGGGATGTCGGAGTTGAGATACAAGAGGAGTGCAAAGAGGTGCAAAGAGAAGTGGGAGAACATAAACAAGTACTTCAGGAAAACCAAGGATATTACTAAGAAGAGGTCCCTTGACTCAAGAACTTGTCCCTACTTTCATCAGTTGAGCAGTCTCTACAATCAAGGAAAACTCGTTCTACAATCTGAAAGCCACTTGAATAATACTCCACCTGATCAGAATCCCGAGCAAGTAAAACCAGATCAAACAACACAAGCTCATGAGTCTTCTTCGCAGGTGGGGTCTGGTAGTGGTTTCAGTGTTCAGCAACAGCAGGTACCTTCTTTGGATTTTGATCAGTTTTAATTCATTGATTCACATAATAAGAAGTGTACCAcctcttttttgtatttttgttttttggttgatgCTGGCTATCTTTAATATAGCATATAAATTGATTGTGTATATTTGAAAGAACTTAGAATTTGGCGAGCACCGACAGCTATAGCTAGTTTGAGGAATGAgaactattaatatttctattcCGGTGTAAgtgttattttcatatatattctattttattttattttagtgagaGAATCAATTGATGgtttcatatttgttttaatGGGGAAGACATTGACcctgtgaaaaaaataaaggaagagGAAGCAAAACATTCTTTGGGACATTCTTCACTTTTTTAGCTAGGGACTTGAACAACAACTAATAAAAGCTAAGGTTAAAAAAACATCAGTCTTTTTCGTCCAAGTATACAAAGTTTAGGTACTCAAAGCTAAAGTCCAGCCAAGATAagtttttatctctaataatgaagacaatttaaattttactattcTGGATAACTTTATCACCCCCCAGTAATAATGAATTTTGTACTCAAGTGCTAGGTGCCACatccttaaaattttaaagaaatgagAAAAACGAGTTTGTTTTGTATGAATTTATTAATACAATATGACCAATTGTGCTTTAATTAATAACTTACCATAAGTTTTCTTGCAATAAAGTTTCAGAAATAAATGTATttacacaacaaaattatacacattttaaaaaaaaataccagagaaataagtaagaaataaattatataatgtaatatatatagagagttatataaatttttaaataattttattgtgtaaataaaatattttatatgttcaTATGCATGTTGACGTGCATAAATAATGTTTGTTACTAGAAAGTAGACTTTAAGTAGTAATATCATGGACTctagaaatttaaatataatattctaaCGATAAGTTGTGttctcatataatttaatttacataaaactaaatcatttagatttttcaaaaaattgaagGAATTGTGGTTAATTAGCCGTCAGAGAACTCAAGCAATTATGGGTTATGATTAAAATCATGCAATAGAATTCTCCTAATTCTTCTCAAATGAATTTCTAATTATTCTTCAATCATGCTTAAGTGATTGTTACGTGTAATTTTTGTGAACCAAAGGAAGAAATATGCCTAGAAAAATCTAATTTTTCCATTTAAGTGTGGCACATGCTTACAAAATTACAATCCGTACAAAATGATTGCACGCTTAGAAAGTTAGAACCCATACAAAAAGAAATGatcaattatcttaaaagtaattctcagcaaaattattttttttaataaatatatgtataaattaaatttgattaaattaattgttaagttaaaagttcttttttagcttttttccTAGTATTATTGGGTAAACATTTGGTTACCGAAAGATGGTGGTTCAATCAAGATTATGTTTTACAGTACATAAAGAGTTATGACATGACATCATTGTTTCAAATGAATGGTACTACACATATTTCAATTGATAGTTGTCAATGGGCATATATTTCCATGccgaaattatttttattattctttgtaGCTGCTTGATTGATTACTTctgcttattttaaaaattttaatgactaatccattgattaaattattttttatttggacaTGGTAGATAATTTTTAACCTTTAATTCaccattaactttttttattcgaataatatattttattatccgaataaaaaagaaattaatggaTGGATTAGTTGTTGAAATTATTCTAGTTGtccaaaatatttatataacaatttaaTGTAGAAGAGggataagagaaaaaaagaagaaaatattaactACCATGAAATGAGTATGATGacgaaagattaaaaaatttacaaaattattgtaaatatatCATTAGAGGTCCAATGctggttttctttctttcttaatttcaCAGGAGGATTAAGTATAGTGTTCCATGCTTTTAAATGTCCAAATAATATACTCTATTATCAATATTCTTAAAGTTAGAATTGTTAATTCGTGTTTGCTTTATCTGTGTGTAAAATTCCCTGATTAACGATAACTATATACGTGAGCGGGATTAGTTTTTGATTCAATGGGTTAAAAAATAGTCTTAATTTCTAATATAggcaaaaaaaatgttagaatcgttcaacaataaaatttttataatattcaatagctataaaaataagaaactaacgtaatgaaaagaaattaacGAACAGTATTATGGCCACAtgattatatttctttatgcttGATTATGTTTATATTAAATGTTCATCTGAGTAAAGTGGTTGTACTTAGAGTTAAGAGTTTATGTAAATTTGTGAGAGTTTCATATACTCGACTAGTAAACTTAATTTGTAAACTCATAAGAGTTCATTtcgtataaaaataataacaagatatatatataaataacatattaattaaaaatttcaacactatgataaaacaaaataataaataataaatttcacaatacttaaataatcaagtctagtaatgtatcactactagataataacttaCAAATGTTATAATAGTGGTAGATCATTCTCATCGAGGATTTGATGTCATTAGAGAACAAGGATTTGATGTTAgtaattgtaataatttttttattcgagAACAACACACTAAATGAAGGTATATTGAATATTAAACAGATAAAAAATAACccaaaatgacttacattttggtttaatttttttaacttgctaactcgTTGACTTGGTGGTAAATTTGAGAGTCTACCgagtttatttataatttatagagTCTACTAAAAAGAGAGTCTACTACcgtgtttattttaaaatttgattgagTTCAATGTGTTTAATTATTCACCGACTAGTTGTTGTTAGTGATCAATACATAATATGTTTTGGTTCTAGCAATTAAGAatgatttagaaaatatatacatactcgcagtatatatgtaaattattttatacattcatttaattataactcatcatatataataaatttgttaatttttaaaataattatcttaaaataatttaaataataatttgtaattggatgacaatataaaattattttatacgattcgtgtataaaaattaaactatatatatgtgtgtgtgaataaataaaatgtacGTAGTATGGTAGAAACAAATCAAATACTTGTAtcaatatttacttaaaaaaaatacttgtatccATATCTGAAAAACATACTTTTATAGAATAATTAGGTATTCatatatcattattaaaaataaacacttaGTGGGTGGCTCTCCAGCTGACTGAAGTTGTAtggaataagtttttttttgcagTGGTATTGATATGATTCGTCGGAAGCGATATCACTTGGTTAAGAGATACAAGTCACCACTACTTATGTTAATTGTTGTTGGAGTTGTATGGAACAAGTGGttacaaaatatttatgcaTTCTAAtgtgtataaatataatttaaccatTTGGTTGGAGATCTTGTAGACATTGTCTTTGTAAGTAGGTTTGGGTACCCTTTATATCCTTAtgtcttaattaaatttttcatatatgaAATATAGGTCGTTTTTAGATTACTACTTAACATTCATTATTTTTCAACCAAGTacctaaaaaaattttaagatttattttactatCTGTTGTTAGTCCCCTTCCATTAAGTGATTACGTGGCAGACGGAGTGTCACGTTATCACGCCTTGTTACTAACACCTTAGCATCACGTCATCACCTTCTTCCCTTTCTCCCCTTTTTCCGCTTCTCTTTTTTCCCCTTATCCAATTGAAAACAACTCACCTCATGCCACCAATAGAAAGCAATTCACCTCATTGATCCATCTTTTCTCTTAATCAAcaatgacaacaacaacaacaaaatcatcaataaaattatcaacAACACAAGCGAGAGGGCACTAGTGCAACAGAGATGCAACGACTCACGTCCAAGCCCAGTCATCGCGCGTGCACACCATCACCTCCCAGATACACCTCTGTGTGCTCACAACAACAACGACCCAACCACCACATCGTCGTGCACAACTCCACCCTCACCACCTTTGAGTGGTCGCTAGTGACGACGAGTGCAATGATTTTCACGGACCTGGCATGGGTGAGAGGGGTGGAGACGACGTCATTTTGGAGGCGTTGGGAGATGTCGTTGAGCATTGTAGTGAGGTTCGAGGAGAAGGGGCGGCCTCTGACGACGGGCTCTTGGGCATGAAAGTCGCGTGTGGCGATGACAAGTTTCATGGCTTTAGTGATCTTTTGAGTGGTTCGGATGGTCCGAATTCATATGCGTAGCTCGTGGGAGCCGCAACGAACCGAAGAGAAGTGGGgttttgagaggaaaaacaTTGAATTGGGGAatggggtttagggttaggttgggttattttgattattttttctctagATAGGTGATATGATGTTAGATGGTTCTTTTCCAtcattgttgttttgtttgtctGAGTTGACAAAAGTGAATGTAATAATGGTTATGTAGCTTGGTAGGTGGTGGCGATTGACGGCAGTGGTGGCACAACGTGGTCAGTAGTGGTGGTTTCCGTTGGAGAAggaaagaatgggagaaaaggaagaaggaCAATGGAAATAAGGTGATAACGCGATGCTAAGGTGTTAGTGACAAGGCGTGATAACATGTCACTCTGTCTGTCACAACATTACTCAACGGAAAGGGACTAACGACGAGTTGTAAAATTCAAcggaaaaattttcaaatacttagttgaaaagaatgaatgttacgtaataattaatctaaaaataacttatatttcaggtatgaaaaacttaattaagtctATCCttattaatctattttttattggcTGATATAAAAAAACGAGTAAACTTAGCTTGTTTATCTTTGTTAATCTTTAGATCGCAAAATTGTAGCCATGATTTTGTATCTATTGCCAGTGACGGTAATTTGGTATGCAATATAGTTAAGGTTGTGGTCTTGTCTAaataaatttcttcaaaactactaataaaagaaagaaaagaatacaaaaattgtattttctttataaactaaaattatgcACATATAAAgtcctatatatttttttactacgaGGGCATGTGAATTATCACAAAATCCTTCACCATCATACAAAATCCCTCATATTAGCTAGGCCTAAATATAGATCTCTTGTTCATCTTGACGGTATGCAATCCACTAGCCTCTCCTTCGTTTTCGGATTAAGACTCCACAAAGTGTTGAACATTGGGCCCAATCTCATTGCTCTCACTAGTGACCaaaacaaattatggtcatttgaagaaaaatcaaagtgTAGAGAAAAAGTATATTATTTAACGACCTCATTAAAATGTGTTCCTACAATTctacttgttattttttatcagttaattattagtttattagtttttattaataaaagagattaagcctatttttttttcttctttcttaactATAAAATCGATCTTATAACTTGCTACTTATCATCTTTTACATATAGCTCTTTTTGTTTAAAGAGAAATAGACGGAGGACGAGGAATAAGAAGAATATGGTGATGATGGTGAGacaaaatttttttaagatacatTACATGAGACAAGGTGAAATACTTCTTGCTCACTCTTTCTATTATAGttgtgtttaaatatttttatatgaatgtttttaaaattaaaaatatttaaaattcttataatcataaaaaaaattattttaaaaaaatagttttaaaaataatgactttccatataaaaataaatctataCATATAAATAACATGGTAAAGCTTTACTAGGATACAAGATTTATATGTTTGGTTTCCCTTTTAAGTGACTGCttgttttatttgatattttaataaaattaattttaaaccataaaatataattaagacatgtatataaattcattttaatctcAAGTTTCACACTAAAACGTGTGTCGATCATGATTTGTAAAATTGATTAGGAGACTAAATGAAATGAACCCAATTAGCAATATTGTTAACAATTCTCACTAACATGTTTGTGATAATTAAGAAGTCATCATAAGAAAAAAGTATCAAAAAATTGGAATtctttcgtaaaaaaaaaaggttattgtATTCTAAGGGTATAGATTTCATAAGGCTAAAATCATTACATTACAAAATACTTCCTTTAAATGCCACAAccgtttaaaattttaagtttttttttctaggaaaaaaggttttttttatcagtgagaataatcttgaaaaaaaaaagttctagtttttttttgttaaaaaaaaaagttctagtACATTTACGTAGGTGTGAAACTGTGAGTAAATATGTCAAAAGTAAGTCTATTCATTTATCAAAAGGATCCATGAATATAGTAAAATAATGTATTACAttcttacatataaaaaaattaattacactcactttttaaatgaataataaaaaaacataacttgACATGACCCATGACATTTAGATCAGTTATAGTAGGTTGagctatcaaaattaaaaagattcttaaaaataaaataaaaataaggaaatttaaaaacaaagggAAAAGTCAGtattaataaatcaaaatattataaattatttaagaaatccaactttaataatcttattttaaaaacaattagttaagtaatttaaaaaatttaaattgaatcaaCCTAATTCAACCCAACTTGAACACTCTTTAACCTGTAAATTAA includes these proteins:
- the GT-2B gene encoding trihelix transcription factor (The RefSeq protein has 2 substitutions compared to this genomic sequence) — protein: MFDGVPDQFHQFITPRTSQPLHLPFPLHASGTPNTTFPSNFDPYNNPSHQLPLQPNNLLHPLHHKDEEKEENTTTVPMNFEIQRDQRQQLPELIDPWTTDEVLTLLRIRSSMESWFPELTWEHVSRRLAELGYKRSAEKCKEKFEEESRYFNNDINYAKNNNNSTSNYRFLSELEQLYHQQGSSGDHLEKMTQPPLQKQGRMDHHALELEEEEGDSRNVIVDASVTKIQSDEALAVEKITKDRKRKRSDRFEMFKGFCESIVHKMMTQQEEMHNKLLEDMMKRDEEKFTREEAWKKQEMEKMNKELEMMAREQAVAGDRQAKIIQILNKFSATTSSPASHTLKKVNTHISQNPNPSQTENPTLSVAQDTLIPSTSSTSTPAPAPPQNPSSCSLNSQNNNHINNNIPVEKNSILNKGSSSNEKDDVGRRWPKDEVLALINLRCTSVNNNNNNEEKEGNNKVPLWERISQGMSELRYKRSAKRCKEKWENINKYFRKTKDITKKRSLDSRTCPYFHQLSSLYNQGKLVLQSESHLNNTPPDQNPEQVKPDQTTQAHESSSQVGSGSGFSVQQQQVPSLDFDQF